One Pseudomonas sp. FP1742 genomic window carries:
- a CDS encoding thiolase family protein codes for MNGAGQYSSFSDVAIFEALRTPWVDLGGALAQVSPIDLGIKVGREVLARAALDPSSVDSVLAGSVAQASFDAYLLPRHIGLYSGVPQETPALGVQRICATGFELLRQAARQLDDGVQLALCVAAESMSRNPIAAYTHRSGFRLGAEVAFKDFLWEALYDPAPGVDMITTADNLARRHGLSREEVDRYALSSHQLALQAQTDGWFGPELVAIDNECFELAGYQPRNIQLPRGVDRVTHDSHPRPTDLSALGRLRAVHAGGVQTAGNSCAVVDGAAAALVGRASAARRPVLAHLLASAVVGVAPEFMGIGPAPAIQLLLQRSGLAIDDIGLLEINEAQAAQVLAVAQVLELDGDRLNRRGGSIALGHPLAASGLRLVLTLARQLREGNLRYGIAAACVGGGQGMALLIENPAYQG; via the coding sequence GTGAACGGCGCGGGGCAGTATTCGAGCTTTAGCGATGTGGCGATTTTCGAAGCCCTGCGCACGCCTTGGGTCGACCTTGGCGGGGCCTTGGCTCAGGTCTCGCCGATCGATCTGGGGATCAAGGTCGGGCGCGAGGTATTGGCTCGCGCTGCTCTCGATCCGTCCTCGGTGGACAGCGTGCTCGCCGGCTCCGTGGCTCAGGCCAGTTTCGATGCTTACCTGCTGCCACGACATATCGGCCTTTACAGTGGTGTGCCGCAAGAGACTCCGGCGCTGGGGGTGCAGCGCATCTGCGCCACCGGTTTCGAACTCTTGCGGCAGGCCGCCAGGCAGCTGGATGACGGCGTTCAGTTGGCCCTGTGTGTGGCGGCCGAATCGATGTCGCGCAACCCGATTGCCGCTTACACCCACCGCAGCGGTTTCCGGCTCGGCGCCGAGGTGGCGTTCAAGGACTTTCTCTGGGAAGCCCTCTACGACCCGGCCCCGGGCGTAGACATGATCACCACCGCCGACAACCTGGCCCGGCGGCATGGCCTGAGCCGCGAAGAGGTGGATCGCTACGCGCTCAGCAGTCATCAACTGGCGTTGCAGGCGCAAACTGACGGCTGGTTCGGACCGGAACTGGTAGCGATCGACAATGAGTGTTTTGAACTGGCCGGCTATCAGCCACGCAATATTCAGTTGCCACGGGGCGTGGACCGCGTGACGCACGATAGTCACCCGCGACCTACCGACCTGAGCGCTTTGGGCCGGTTGCGCGCGGTGCATGCCGGCGGTGTGCAAACGGCCGGCAACAGTTGCGCGGTGGTCGATGGCGCGGCGGCCGCGCTGGTGGGGCGAGCTTCTGCGGCGCGGCGTCCGGTGTTGGCCCATTTGCTGGCCAGTGCCGTGGTGGGCGTGGCACCGGAGTTCATGGGCATCGGCCCGGCGCCGGCGATCCAGTTGTTGTTGCAACGCAGCGGTCTGGCCATTGACGACATCGGCTTGCTGGAAATCAACGAGGCCCAGGCGGCACAGGTGCTGGCCGTGGCGCAGGTGCTGGAACTGGACGGCGACCGCCTCAACCGGCGGGGCGGCTCCATCGCCCTGGGACATCCCTTGGCCGCCAGTGGATTGCGTCTGGTGCTGACCCTGGCCAGGCAACTGCGCGAGGGCAATCTGCGTTATGGCATTGCCGCCGCGTGTGTCGGCGGCGGGCAGGGCATGGCGCTGCTGATCGAGAATCCTGCCTATCAGGGCTGA